From Woronichinia naegeliana WA131, the proteins below share one genomic window:
- a CDS encoding ABC transporter substrate-binding protein yields the protein MGKLTKINCSRFLIILFLALACVVCFPGYFALGKEQIKETSTYMDEITLKLKWKHQFQFAGYYAAQEKGFYRKAGLRVKIEESSDWTDSTKSVLNGQAEFGVGTSDLVIDHIKGEPIVVLAAIFQHSPLVLLTKQNKGINNIHNLVGKKAMIEPHADSLFAYLKNEGISKEQLVLYPHSFDITPLIKDKVNAISAYTTDEPYLLEKNKIQYNIFSPRSAGIDFYGDTLFTTEQYLREHSDISRKFLEASLQGWKYTFKNNKNTQEIINLIYKKYSKRHTLEHLNYESKKMRLDIMPDIVEIGYMYPGRWQGIAETYATLGIIPQNSSLDIGRFIYDKRDKDRLQINSLLIGLVFVVVILVFIGLCGIFRLLTKLNKGKLYTCCKKFVNIIKYIRLK from the coding sequence ATGGGTAAATTAACTAAAATCAATTGCTCAAGGTTTTTGATTATTCTATTTCTTGCACTTGCCTGTGTAGTTTGTTTTCCTGGTTATTTTGCTTTAGGGAAAGAGCAAATCAAGGAAACTTCTACTTACATGGATGAGATCACTCTGAAACTAAAATGGAAGCATCAATTTCAATTTGCTGGTTATTATGCAGCGCAGGAAAAAGGGTTTTACAGAAAAGCTGGACTTCGGGTTAAAATAGAAGAATCTTCAGATTGGACAGACTCAACTAAATCTGTTTTAAATGGCCAAGCAGAGTTTGGGGTTGGCACATCCGATCTGGTAATTGATCATATTAAAGGCGAGCCGATAGTTGTACTCGCTGCAATTTTTCAGCACTCTCCACTAGTTTTACTAACTAAACAAAATAAAGGAATTAATAATATTCACAATCTGGTTGGCAAAAAAGCTATGATTGAACCCCATGCAGATTCCTTATTTGCTTATCTTAAAAATGAAGGTATCTCTAAGGAACAGTTAGTCCTTTATCCTCATTCATTTGATATTACTCCCCTAATCAAAGATAAAGTTAATGCTATTTCTGCTTATACAACAGACGAGCCTTATCTACTTGAAAAAAATAAAATTCAATATAACATTTTCTCTCCTAGATCGGCGGGAATTGACTTTTATGGTGATACACTTTTTACAACAGAACAATACTTAAGAGAGCATTCAGATATATCTCGTAAATTTTTAGAGGCTTCGCTACAAGGCTGGAAATATACTTTTAAAAATAATAAAAATACTCAGGAAATAATTAACTTAATTTACAAAAAATACAGCAAACGTCATACATTAGAGCATTTAAATTATGAATCAAAAAAAATGCGATTGGATATTATGCCTGATATTGTTGAAATCGGATATATGTATCCAGGTAGATGGCAAGGTATAGCCGAAACTTATGCAACATTGGGAATAATTCCTCAAAATTCCTCACTAGACATAGGAAGATTTATTTACGATAAGAGAGATAAAGATAGGTTACAAATTAATTCACTTTTGATTGGTCTCGTTTTTGTGGTTGTGATTCTTGTTTTTATTGGTCTTTGCGGTATTTTTAGACTGTTAACAAA